One window of Hymenobacter sp. BRD128 genomic DNA carries:
- the hemE gene encoding uroporphyrinogen decarboxylase, giving the protein MLKNDLLLRAAKGETTERTPVWLMRQAGRILPEYRALRGRLSGFKELVETPALAAEVTIQPVDALDVDAAIIFSDILVVPEAMGLTYEMIEAKGPLFPEVVKSAADIEKLRVADPEEHLGYVLEALRITKKALNGRVPLIGFAGAPWTILAYMVEGHGSKTFSKARRMLYQEPALAHQLLEKITVTTIAYLQAQVAAGADIVQIFDSWAGILPPAHYAEFSTRYINRISAALAPLVPVTVFAKGAWWAVEDFAHSPARTIGLDWNQSPRLVRQQAPGKTLQGNLDPCALYGTPSQVKAATEVMLAEFVGGPHIANLGHGVYPDTNPDNVKIFVETVKAWRG; this is encoded by the coding sequence ATGCTGAAAAACGACCTCCTCCTGCGCGCCGCCAAGGGCGAAACTACCGAACGCACTCCCGTCTGGCTAATGCGCCAGGCTGGCCGCATCCTGCCCGAGTATCGCGCCCTGCGTGGCCGCCTTTCCGGTTTCAAAGAGCTGGTCGAAACCCCGGCCCTGGCGGCCGAGGTGACCATTCAGCCCGTCGATGCGCTCGATGTAGATGCCGCTATTATTTTCTCCGACATCCTGGTGGTGCCCGAGGCGATGGGCCTCACCTATGAGATGATTGAGGCCAAAGGCCCTCTCTTTCCAGAGGTGGTGAAAAGCGCCGCCGATATTGAGAAGCTGCGCGTGGCCGACCCCGAAGAGCACCTGGGCTACGTGCTCGAAGCTCTGCGCATCACCAAAAAAGCGCTGAACGGCCGGGTGCCGCTCATCGGTTTTGCGGGGGCACCCTGGACCATTCTGGCCTACATGGTGGAGGGCCACGGCTCCAAAACCTTCAGCAAAGCCCGCCGGATGCTGTATCAGGAACCCGCGTTAGCCCACCAACTGCTGGAAAAAATTACGGTCACGACCATTGCCTACCTGCAAGCGCAGGTGGCGGCCGGGGCCGACATCGTGCAGATTTTTGACTCGTGGGCCGGCATCCTGCCGCCCGCCCACTACGCCGAGTTTTCAACCCGCTACATCAACCGCATCAGCGCGGCGCTGGCACCGCTGGTGCCCGTCACGGTGTTTGCTAAGGGCGCGTGGTGGGCCGTGGAAGATTTCGCCCATTCGCCCGCCCGCACTATCGGGCTCGACTGGAACCAGTCACCGCGCCTGGTGCGCCAGCAGGCCCCCGGTAAAACCCTGCAAGGCAACCTCGACCCCTGCGCCCTCTACGGCACCCCCAGCCAAGTAAAAGCCGCCACCGAAGTCATGCTGGCCGAGTTCGTCGGTGGCCCGCACATCGCCAACCTCGGCCACGGCGTGTACCCGGATACTAATCCGGATAATGTAAAGATATTCGTGGAGACGGTGAAGGCGTGGCGGGGGTAA